From the genome of Streptomyces sp. SID8374:
CCCTTGCTCCAAGGGGAGTTGACCCATTTCAAATCGTCCTCCGGGACCGCCAGTTCCAGGTCGGGCAGCCGGTGCCGGATCGTGTCGACGGCGGTCCGGGTGATCAGCCGGGCCGGGTCCTGGGCGGGGCAGGTGTGCGGGCCCGCGCCGAAGGCCAGATGGGAGCGGTTGCCGACCACGGGGGCGCCGTCGGGCGGCAGGACCTCCGGATCCGCGTTGGCCGCCGCCAGGCCCAGGATCAGCATGTCGCCCGCCCGGATGTCCTGGCCGCCGAACCTCATGTCGCGGGTGGCGTAGCGGGCCGGGAAGTTCTGGGTGGGCGGGAAGCGCCACAGGACCAGGTCGAGTGCGTCGTCGACGCTGAGGTGGCCGCCGCTCAGCGAGGAGCGCAGCGCGGGGTCGCAGAGGAGGATGCGCAGCGCGGTGGCGATCCAGTTCACCGTGGTCTGGTTGCCCGCGACGAACATGACCACCAGGTTGTGCAGCACCTCCTCGTCGGTGAGCCGCGCCGGGTGGTGCAGCAGCGCCGAGACGATGTCCTCGCCCCTCACCCGCCGCTTCTCCTCGATCAGTGACAGGAGGATGGCGCCCATCCTGCGGCTGGCGTCCGCCGCTCCGCTGGTGGCGGACGCCAGGCCTCCCACCGCCTCCACCAGCTCCCGGCCGGTCCGGTCGTCCACCCCGAGCAGCCCGGCGATCACGCGCATCGGCAGCATGCGCGCGTACGAGGCGACGAGGTCGGCCTCGCCGTGGGCCGCGAATCCGGCGATCAGGGCCTCGGCGGTGGTCCGTACGCTGCGGCGCAGCTCGTGCCCGTTGATCCCGGCCAGCGCGTGGGAGACGGCGCCGCGCATCCTGCGGTGCTGCTGCCCGTCCGCGAAGAGCAGCGCCGGGCGCCAGCCGACCATCGGCAGGATCGGCGAGTCGGCCGGCACCCGGCCTTCGCGCAGCAGGCTCCACCGGCGCGGGTCGTGGGAGAAGTCCTGCTCCTCCCGGGTGAGCCGGAGCAGCTCGCGGTGGCCCAGGACCAGCCAGGCGTCGATGCCGGGGGCGAGGGACACCGGCGCCACCGGGCCGTGGGTGCCGCGCAGTTCCTCGTACAGCGCGGGCATCGTATTGCCGTCGAGGCCGGGCCCGTACAGCGCGGCCGCCGTGGCGGGGGCGCCGGTCACGGGGCAGCTGACGGCCGGCCGGGCCGTGGGGTGCGGCGTGCTCATGAGGACTCCGTGGCGACGTGGATGAGGTGGCGTACCAGGGCGATCAGTGCCCGGATCGATGAGGCCCGGTCCCGTGCGTCACAGGTCACCAGCGGGGTGTCGGGCAGCAGGTCGAGGGCCGTACGGATGTCGTCGGCGTCGTACCGGGGGCCGGACGGGAAGACGTTGACGGCGACCGCGAAGGGAAGGTCCAGATCCTCCAGATTGCCCAGCGCGTCGAAGGAGGCCGCCAGGTCCCGGGAGTCCACCAGCGCAAGCGCGCCGAGTGCCCCCTTGGCCAGGTCCTGCCAGGCCGGCAGGAACCGCTGCTGGCCGGGCGTGCCGAACAGGTACAGCACCAGGCCGCCGTCGATGGTCAGCCGGCCGAAGTCGAGGGCGACCGTGGTGGTCCTCTTGCCGGTGTCCCCGGCGTACGGGTCGACCCTGACGCCCGCCTGGGTCATCGATGCCTCGGTGGAGAGCGGTTCGATCTCCGACACCGTACCGATCAGCGTCGTCTTGCCCACCCCCAGCGGGCCGACGACCAGGATCTTCGCCGCGCCCGACACATTCGAGTCGAGGTACTTCCCGTCGGCCGCGGCGGGCGGCGGGCCGGGCTCGGCCAGGGTTTCAGAGGCAGCTTTCGAGACCATGGAGGACCTTTCTGAGCATGGTCACATCGGCGCGTTCGGCCGGCGGGATGGGCGGCCGGGTCACGATCAGCCCCCACCGGAGCAGATCGGAGAGCAGCACCTGCGCGACCGACGGCGGCTGGCCGAGGTGAGCGGCCACCTCCGCGACCGAGATGAGCCCCTCGCAGTGCTTCAGGATGGCGAGGTGCTCCGGCTGGAGCGTGGCGGGGAACGCCGCCTCCGCCGTCATCACCAGGGACTCCCAGGACAGCGGCTCGCCCTCGGACTCCGTGCGGCCGCGTGTGATGACATACGGTCGGATCGCCGATGCCCTCGGCACCTCGGGCCGCTCCGCCATCACGTCGCGGGGGCCTCGTCCCGGGGCAGGCTGCTCAGGTGCGCGCCGATCTTCGCCACCAGCAACTGCATCTGCTGGGCCACCAGGCCCACGTCTGCGTCCAGATCGGTGGCGACCCCCAGGTGCGCGCCCACCCCGGCATGGGTGAAGAGCACGAACCCCTGGTCGGTCTCCAGCATCAACTGGCGTGTCCCGGCACCCCGCCCGAACAGCAGCGCGCTGGTGGACCGGCCCGTCATGGTCATCGCCGCGCAGGCCGCCGAGAGCGACTCCGCGTCGGCGACGCTCAGGCTGGCCACCGGACCCGAGAGGTTCTCGGCGGAGGCGTGCCCGAGACGCAACCCGTCCTCGGACACCACCACGGCGTGCCGGACGCCGGGAATCTCGGTGAGGGGGCGGAGCATCCACCCCAGGTCGGGGAGTCGAGTGATGGTTCCGGTCACGGTCGGCCTCCGGCGTGCTCTTGCGGGGTACTGGGCAGGGACTGTCCGCCGTGCGGGGGCGGCGCGGGCCCGGTGTCGCCGTCCGCGTCGACGGCCGCCCGGCCGCGCAGCGTCCCGGACACCACACTGGCGATCGAGGCGCGCGCCGCCTCCGGCGTCCAGGGTTCGGCGGACGCGCCACCGGGCACCGGGTCGGGCGCCGAGTGCCGGGCGGGGGTCGCGGCCCGGGTGACACCGCGCCGGCTGCGCCGCCGGGGCAGGCCGGCCGGCTCGGGGGCCTCGTCGGGCACGCCTGCCGGGGGGACGGCAGGCGTGACGTGCTCGGCCGGTTCGACCGCCGGGCGGCGGTGTGCGGCGGGCCTCGGCAGCGGGTCGGTCAGCAGCCGGAACGGTACGAACATCACCGCCCGCGTGCCGCCGTACGCGGACGACGCGCTCAGCTCCACGTTGAAGCCCAGCTCCCGGCTCCAGCGCCCGACACACGCCAGGCCGAGCCGGGGCACCGCACCCAGGCGGGTCAGGTCCAGGTCGTCGCGGAGATGGCCGAGGGCCTGGTGCAGGACGTCCGGCGGCATCCCGAGCCCGGCGTCGTCGATCTCGATGACCGCACCGGAGCCCACCTCCCGCACGCTGACGACCACGGGGGAGCTGGACGGGGAGAACACCGTGGCGTTCTCCAGCAGTTCGGCGATGGAGTGCATCAGCCCCTCGGCGGCCGGGGGCACCGCGTACAGGGTCTGTCCGCCGTGCACCTCGATCCGCCCGAACTCCACGATCCGGGACTGGGCGCCCCGTACGCAGTCGTAGAGCGAGACCGGCCGGGTCTCCCTGCGGGCGGGCCAGATTCCGCACATCACCAGAAGCGTCTGCGCCTTGCGGGTCATCTGCGAGGCCGCGTGGTCGGCCTTCATCACGTTCGCCATCAGAAGGGGGTCTTCGATGGAGCGTTCGACCTCGTCCAGAACCTGCTGCTGCACGGTCGCCATCACGTGCATGGTGCGGGCCACGGATTCGAAGGCGGCCTGCACCGAGTCGCGCAGGGTGCGCTCGCGGTGCACGGCGGTGTCCGAGCCGAGCGCGACGACGACCGAGTCCAGCGCCCGGGCGAACTCCTCACCGGTCTCCTCCGGCGGCGCCATCGGCCCCGGTACGCCGTCCAGCCGCTGTCCGGTGTGCAGTCGCTCGGCGATGGCCGGGACGCGTACGGCGGCCAGATGCGCCACCTCGGCGCCCCGGGCGGCGGCCACCGCGGCCTCCTGGGCACGGTGCGCGCGTTCGGCGGACAGCCGCCGGGTGAGGATCAGTACGCCGCCGATCAGCAGGACGACGGCCGCGGCACAGGCTCCCGCGAGGACCCGGTGCCACCCGGCGTCCGCGATGAGGGCGACCCACCCCACACCGGCGGCGGCCGCCAGGGTGATGACCCATCCGGCGACGGTGGCGCTCCGACCGGGGGCGCGTCCTGGCTCCCTCAACGGTCGACTCACCGCAGCGGCCCCGACCTGATGACCCTGCAGACACCGTTGTCAGCCACGAGAAGCGAAACCTTTCACGACACGTCGAACCCCCGTTCAGGGGTGGGGAGCATGCAAAGCGTAGGCCAACTGGCTGGAATTGTTGAGGTGTTGATCCGTTTCGGTCACCCCAGGTGGCTGGGAATGGCGCGTTGACGCCCCTGCGTCGTCCGTTCCGGTGGGCCGCTCCGGTGTGTCGCCTGTGGGTGATGTCGGTGAACGACCGGATTCGCGGCAGCTGTCCTCAGGTGCGGCCCGCGCGTGCACTGCTTCGGGCTCGGCCCCCACGCGGCGCATAGTTCGGCCTGGGCCACGCGGCGTTCAGTTCTCGGGCGGGGGCGCCGTGCTCTTGCGTACGACCAGGCTCGTCGCCAGCTCCAGCCGGGTGGAGACCGGTTCCTGGGCCCGTAGCCGCATCAGCATCTGCGTGGCCTCCTCGGCCATCTGGCGCAGCGGCTGGTGGACCGTGGTCAGGGCCGGGCTCGCCCAGCGGGCGATGGACACGTCGTCGTAGCCGACCACGGAGAGGTCGTGTGGGACCCGCAGGCCCTGCACCCGGGCGGCTTCCAGTACGCCGAGTGCCTGGAGGTCGCTGCCCGCGAAGATCGCGGTGGGCGGCTGGGGCTGGGAGAGCATCTCGGTGGCGCGGTCGTAGCCGCCCTCCACATGGAAGTCGCCGAACAGGACGAGCCCGGGGTCCACTTCCAGCCCCGCCATGGTCATCGCCGAACGGTAGCCGTCGAGACGGGCGCGGGAGCAGAGCATGTCCTCGGGGCCGGTGATGACCCCGATGCGCCGGTGCCCGCACTCGATGAGATGGCGGGTGGCGGCCAGTCCGCCGTTCCAGTTGGCCGAGCCGACCGAGGGTACGTCGGGGTCGGGGTCGCCCGCCGGGTCGATGATGACGAACGGGATCGAACGCGCCCTGAGCTGCTGTTTCACTTCGCCGGGCAGGGTGGAGAAGACCAGGACGACCCCGAGCGGCCGCCGCTGGAGCATCGCCTCCATCCACTCCGGGCCGGGCGCGTGACGGGTTCCGCTTTCGGTGAGGACGACCCCGGCGTTGTGGGCCTTGGCGATGTTCTCCACCCCCCGGATCAGCTCCATCGCCCAGATGCTCTCCAGCTCGTGGAACACGATCTCGATGAGCGGTGCCTCGCCCGCCGACCGGGTGGTGCGCCGGTAGGCGTGGGCCTCCAGCAGGCGCTCCACCTTCACCCTCGTGGGGGCCGCCACATCCTGCCGTCCGTTCAGGACCTTCGAAACTGTCGAAATCGAGACGCCGGCCTGCTGGGCCACCTGGGCCAGCGTGATACGGCCCATTTCCTGGTCATCGCGCATGCCCAGGAGCTTAAAGCACGGCCCGGCCCCCACCGATACGTAACGCTTTGATTACGCAGTGACCGAGGGTTGACCCCTCAGGGGGCGAGTCCTAGCGTCCCGACTCAGAAGTTTCGGAAATTGCTCCGAAACAGTTTCGAGAGGTGAGTCGATGAAACAACGCGCACGGTTCTCGCGGACCGTTGTCGTCGGTGGTGCCGCGCTGGCCCTGGTGCTCTCCCTGTCCGGGTGCGGAGGAGGCTCGGACGCGGCCGACGGCGACACCATCCACGTCCTGGTCTACGGGGACGCGGCGAACAAGGTGGAGAAGGAGCTCGTCGCCACCTTCAACAAGACATCGGAGGTGAAGGCCGTCCTGGATACGATCCCGGGCGCCGACTACCAGGCCAAGCTACAGACGATCATCAACAGCAAGCAGGCGCCGGACGTCTTCTTCAACTGGGGCGGCGGCAGCATCAAGCCGTTCGTCGACGCCGGTCTCCTCCTCCCGCTGGACCCCTTCATCGCCGAGGACCCCGGCCTCAAGGAGAAGTTCCTGCCGTCCGTGTTCAACAGCGCGGTGGTCGACGGCACGTCCTACGGGATCCCCATGCGCGGCACGCAGCCCGTGCTGCTCTTCAACAACGGCAAGGTCCTCGAGAAGGCGGGCGTCGAACCCCCGCAGACCTGGGACGACCTGCTGGCGGCGGTCGAGGCGCTGAAGGCCGACGGCGTCACCCCGATCGCGCTGGGCGGCGGCGACCGGTGGCCGACGCTGATGTGGTTCGAGTACCTCTACGACCGCATCGCCGGGCCCGAGCTCTTCCAGAAGGCACTGGACGGGGACAAGGACGCCTGGGCGAGCCCGGACAGCCGGAAGGCGCTGGGCAAGATCAGGGAGCTGGTGGACGCCGGGGCCTTCGGCACCAACTACGACTCGGTGAAGTTCACCGACCAGGGTTCCCCCACGCTCCTGGCGACCGGCAGAGCGGGCTTCGAGCTGATGGGCTCGTGGGCGTACTCGACCCAGCAGGACGCGCACCCGGAGTTCGCCAGGAGCGACCTCGGATACAGCGCCTTCCCCTCCGTCGAGGGCGGCAAGGGCGACCGGGCGAACCTTGTCGGCAACACCAACAACTTCTACTCCGTACTGAAGAAGACGAAGCACCCGCAGGCCGTCGCCGAGTTCCTGAAGCTCATGTACTCGGACCAGTTCGTCAAGGCGCAGCTCTCCATCGGCAACCTGCCGACCACCACCAACACCGAAGGTCTCCTGGACACCGCCGCCAGCCCCGAGTTCGCGAAGTTCCAGTACGACATGGTCAAGGAGGCCCCGGCGTTCCAGCTCTCCTGGGACCAGGCGTACCCCCGGTCGGCGGCCACCGCGATGTACCAGTCCCTCCAGCAGTTCTTCAACGGCTCGATGGACGAGGACGCCTTCATCCAGGCCATGCAGGCGCTGCCGACCTCGTGAGCTCACCGACATCCGGACCCGGAACGCATGACATGACCGGAACGCATGACATGAATCGAACTCCCGCAATCCCCAAGAGATCCAAGGGTCCCGAGGGCTCCGAAGGTTTCGAGGACAGGGCGACGGTCAGATGGGGCGGCCCGGGCGCCGTCGCAGTGGGCCGCCCCGGGTTCCTCTGGGCCGCCCCCGCCGCCCTCTTCTTCGGCCTCTTCGCCATCGTCCCGCTGATCATGGTCGCCGTACTCTCCTTCGCCAGCTGGGACGGTCTGAGCGACCCGGAGTTCGCCGGCCTCGCCAACTGGAAGAAGCTCCTCGACGACCCCGTCATGATCAAGAGCCTCTGGCTGAGCGTCCTGCTCACCGTGCTCGGGGTCGCCGTCCAGACCCCGCTGAGCATCCTGCTGGGAGTCTGGGCGGCGGGGCACCAGCGCAACCGGGCCGTCCTGTCCGCCATCTACTTCGTCCCGATGCTGCTCTCCATCGCGGCCGTGTCCGTGCTGTGGCGCGCCCTCCTCGACCCCAACCTCGGCGTCCCCGCGCAGGCCACCTGGCTGTTCGGCGACGGCAACCTCTTCGGGATGCAGGCGAGCGCGATCGGCGTCCTGGTCTTCGTCAGCACCTGGCAGTTCACCCCGCTGCACACGCTGATCTACCAGGGCGCGGCGCGCGCGGTGCCGCCGGTCCTCTACCAGGCGGCGCAGATCGACGGCGCGGGCAAGGTGCGCCAGTTCTTCCACATCACGCTGCCCCAGCTGCGCAACGCGATCATCACCTCGATGATCCTGATGGTCGTCGGCGGGCTCACGACCTTCGACACCGTGCTCATCCTGACCCAGGGCGGACCGGGGAGCGACACCACCATCAGCGCGTTCTACATGTACCAGAAGGCGTTCAAGAGCTTCGACTACGGATCGGCGTCCGCCATCGCCCTCCTCCTGGTCCTCGTCTCCACGCTCATCTCGCTGATCGTGGTGCGGCTCTCGGGCTACGACAAGATGCGCAGCACCATGGAGGGACTGTGAGCAAGAGCCGTCCCAACTACCTCGCCGGTTTCGGCTCGGTGGTCTGGCTCCTCGTGGTGGGGCTGCCGCTGTACGTGATGCTCATCGCCACGTTCCAGTCGCGCCCCGACCACGCGGCGAACGGCCCGCTGGCCTTCCCCGGGCACTTCACACTCGACAACTACATCAAGGACCTCAACAGCGGCTTCGCGCAGTATTTTTTCAACACGGTCGTCGTCACCGTGTGCGTGGTGGGCATCGTCGTCCTCCTCGTCCCGCCGCTGGCGTACACCATCGTCAGGAGCCGGGGCCGCGCCACCACCACGGTCTTCCGGCTGTTCCTCCTGGGCCTGGCGATCCCCTCGCAGGCGGTCATCGTCCCGATGTTCTTCGTCATCAGCCAGGCCGGCCTCTACGACCACCTCATCGGCGTCATCCTGCCGACGGCGGCCTTCGCCATGCCGGTCTGCGCCCTGATCCTCACCGGCGTGATGCGGGACATCACCCCCGATCTGTACGAGGCGATGACGATGGACGGCGCCTCGTCCCGGCGCGTCTTCTTCCAGCTGGTGCTGCCGCTCTCCCGGAGCGGGATCGCGACGATCATCGTCTTCTCCGCCCTCCAGGCGTGGAACGGCTTCCTCTTCCCCCTCGTTCTGACGCAGTCCGCGGAGACCAAGGTCATCACCCTGGGGCTCTACGAATTCCAGACGGAACACGGCGTCGACACCCCGGGCCTGCTCGCCGCGGTCGTCCTGTCCATGCTCCCCATCCTGATCGTCTACCTGTTCGCTCGTCGTGCCCTGGTACAGGGGCTGATGGGGGTCGGAGGAAAGTGACCGCCAACATCGACAACGCCGGTGCGCCGATTGCCGCCGGGACCACCGATTCCGTGGCGCCGGTCTCCGGCGCCACGGACCACCGCACCGGGCCCTGGCACGATGCCGCCCTCACCCCCGAGGCCAGGGCCGACGCCCTGATCGCCGTCATGACCCTCCAGGAGAAGATCTCCCAGCTCGTCGGCGTCTGGGTGGGCGCATCCGACGAGGGTGGCGAAGTCGCCCCGTTCCAGCACGACATGGAGGAGGCCGTCGCCCTCGACGACCTTCTTCCCCACGGCCTCGGCCAGCTGACCCGCCCGTTCGGAACGGCCCCGGTCGACCCGGCCGTGGGCGCCCTCTCGCTGTCGCGCACCCAGGAGCGGATCGCCGGAGCCAACCGGTTCGGCATCCCGGCGCTCGCCCATGAGGAGTGCCTCGCGGGCTTCGCCACCTGGGGCGCCACCGCCTACCCGGTGCCGCTGTCCTGGGGCGCCACCTTCCACCCGGAGCTGGTCCGTGAGATGGCCGCCGCGATCGGCCGCGACATGCGCTCCGTCGGCGTGCACCAGGGGCTCGCCCCCGTTCTCGACGTCGTACGCGACGCACGCTGGGGGCGCGTCGAGGAGACCATCGGCGAGGATCCGTACCTGGTGGGTACGGTCGCCACCGCCTATGTACGGGGACTGGAGTCGGCCGGAGTCGTCGCCACGCTCAAGCACTTCGCCGGGTACTCCGCCTCACGGGCGGGCCGCAACCTCGCCCCCGTCGGCATGGGCGCGCGGGAGCGGGCCGACATCATCCTGCCCCCCTTCGAGATGGCCGTGCGCGAAAGCGGCGTACGGTCGGTCATGCACGCCTACACCGACACCGACGGCATCCCCTCCGCCGCCGACGGACAGCTGCTGACCGGCCTGCTCCGCGACACCTGGGGCTTCGAAGGGACCGTTGTCGCCGACTATTTCGGCATCGCGTTCCTGAAGACGCTGCACGGTGTGGCCGGAACCTTCGGGGATGCGGCCGGTGCGGCACTCGGTGCGGGCGTGGACGTGGAGCTGCCGACCGTCAAGACGTTCGGCGGCCCGCTGGCCGACGCGATCGCCGAAGGCCTCGTCCCTGAAGCGCTGGTGGATCGTGCCGTACGTCGAGTCCTCGTCCAGAAAGCCCAGTTGGGGCTGTTGGATGCGGAGTGGAGGCCAAATCCGGCGGTGCTCACCGGAGTTGCAGGTGCGGGCGGGGACTCGGAGGCGCTGCGCGGGTCGGTACGTCTCGACACCGACGAGAACCGCGCGCTCGCCCGCCGCGTCGCCGAACAGGCCGTCGTCCTCCTGCGCAACGACGGAACCCTGCCCCTCGCGGCGGACGCCGGAGCCCCGGCCCGTATCGCGCTCGTCGGACCCAACGCCGACACCCCGACGGCCGTCCTCGGCTGCTACGCCTTTCCCGTCCACGTCGGGGGCCAGCACCCCGACACCCCCCTCGGCATCGAACTGCCCACCCTGCGCGAGGCATGCGCCGCGGAGTTCCGCCACAGCGAGATCGTCACCGCGCCGGGTGCGGACATCGACGGCCCGGACACCGGCGGCTTCGGCGAGGCCGTCGAACTGGCCCGGGGCGCCGACCTCGTGATCGTCGCACTCGGCGACCGGGCCGGTCTCTTCGGGCGCGGTACGAGCGGGGAGGGCTGCGACGCGGAGAGCCTGGCGCTCCCCGGGGTCCAGCAGCGGCTTCTCGACGCCCTCCTCGACACGGGCACGCCCGTCGTCGTCACCCTGCTCGCCGGACGGCCGTACGCCCTCGGGCGTGCGGTGGACGAGGCGGCCGCGATCGTGCAGTCGTTCTTCCCCGGGGAAGAGGGGACGACGGCCATCGCCTCGGTGCTCAGCGGCCGCACCGCACCGTCCGGCCGGCTGCCCGTCGGCGTGCCGCGCCACCCGGGCTCCCAGCCCTCCACCTACCTGGCGGCGCGGCTGGGCCACTCCAGCGATGTCTCCAGTGTCGATCCGACCCCGGCTTTCGGATTCGGCCACGGTCTGACGTACACCGCCTTCGAGTGGAGCGACCTCGTCGTGGAGCGCGGACGGGCCTCTACGGAAGGGGATTTCACGCTCTCCTGCACCGTCCGCAACACCGGTGCGCGGGCGGGGGTGGAGGTGGTCCAGGTGTATCTGCACGACCCGGTCGCCTCGGTGGTCCAGCCGGTGCAGCGCCTCATCGGGTACGTACGCCTCGACCTGGACCCCGGACGGGTGGCCAGGGTATGCATGACGGTCCCGGCGGACCTCGCGTCCTTCACGGGCCGCGAGGGCCATCGGATCGTCGAACCGGGCGATCTCGAACTCCGGCTGGGCGCGTCGAGTACCGACACGCGCCTCACGGCCCGGGTCACGCTGACCGGCCCCGTACGGACGGTCGATCACACCCGTCGGCTGCACATGGATATCGCGACGCAGATCCTCACGGACGCGCCGTAGCCCCGGCGCCCCCCTACGGGGGAGGGCCTTCGCGGGTGGGATGACGACCAGCCGCGAAGGCCCTTCCGCCGCTCCTGCGAAGTGCTCGGGGTGGGTCAGCCGAGGACGAGGGGCAGGGCGGCCAGGCCCCGGGTGAGGCGGGTCCGACGCCAGGTCAGGGACTCCACCGGGATGGCCAGGCGCGTGTCCGGGAAGCGGGTCAGCAGGGTGCGCAGGGAGATCTCCGCCTCGGCCCGGGCCAGGGGGGCGCCGGGGCAGCGGTGGATGCCGTGGCCGAAGGAGAGATGGCCGGAGGTGTCGCGGTCGAGGTCGAGGCGGTCCGGGTGGGGGAACGCCGCCGGGTCGCGGTTTGCGGCCCCTGGGGCGATGAGCACCGGGAATCCCGCCGGGATGTCGGCCCCGCCGACGCTCAGCTCCTCCGTGCTGTAACGGAAGGTGGCCACGCTCACCGGGGAGTCGAAGCGGAGCAGTTCGTCGAGGGCGCCGGGGATCAGGTCCGGGTCCCGGCGCAGCCGGTCGAACGCCTCCGGGTGCCGGAGCAGGGCCAGGACGGCGTTGCCGATGAAGTGGGTGGTGGTCTCGTGCCCGGCGATCAGGAGGAGGGCGGCCAGGGAGACGGCCTCGTCCCGGTCGAGGCCGCCCTCGTCGCAGTCGCGCAGGAGGGAGTGGAGCGGACCGTCGCCGAGGGTGGCGCGGGCCGTGTCGACGAGGTGGGTCAGATAGTCGCCGATCCGGTGCGACGCGGCGTCGACGAGGCCGGTGTCGGTCGCGTCGAAGAGGTCGTGGGACCAGCCGGCGAGCATGGCGCGGTCGGCTTCCGGCACCCCCAGCAGCTCGCAGACGACGGTGACCGGCAGCGGAATCGCCAGCTTCGCCACCAGGTCGACCTCCGTACCCGGCCGCCACGCGGCCATGAGGTCGTCGACGAGCCCGGTGATGAACGGGCGCAGGTCCCGGACGCGTCCGGTGGTGAACAGCGGTGCCGCGACCCGCCGGTGGCGGGTGTGCACGGGCGGATCGCTCGCCAGCATGTGGCGGGAGATCGCCGGGTGCAGGTCGCGGTCCGAGGGCCGGTCGGCGAAGAAGCGGGCCGTGTCCTTGGAGAGGCGGGGGTCGGTGAACGCCGTACGGGCCTCGGCATGGCCGGTGATCAGGTACGCGTGGTGTCCGCCGGAGCCGTTGGGGATCCGCTGGACCGGGCAGCGTTCGCGCAGCCGGTCGTAGGTGGGGTAGGGGTCGGCGAAGAAGCGCGGGTCGCGCAGGGGGTCCTGCCGCGGGGAGCTCACGAGGCCGCTCCTACGTTCTCGGGTGCCGGGCGCCGTGCGTAGGCGGCCGCCACGAGCAGCAGCCACGCGGTCTCCGCCGGGAGGTCGCCCTTACGGGAGCCGGTGCCGGCGGCGGGCGGGGCCTCGTCGCCGTCGAGGGCGCGTCCGGTGCGCTTCGCCTCGACGGCCGCGGCGATGACCGCCGCCTCCACCTCGGCCTCGCCCTCAGGGGTTTCGGCCGCGCCCCGGCGGGCGACCTCGGCCGCGGCGGCGTCCCGTACCGACGCCTGCCGGCACGGGCGCAGGGCCAGCACGCAGTCGTTGATCTCGATGACGCGGCGGTGCAGGTGGAAGTCGAGGTCGTGGGCGTCGACCTCGGTGTCGCCCGGGTCGAGTACGACCTCGGGGACCGCCGAGGTGACCTCCCGCCACAGGGGTTCCAGCGCGGTGAACGACCTCCGCTCCCAGCGGCGGCGGCGCAGCTGGCTGAGCGGCCACAGCAGGGCCGGGAGGGTGAGCCCGACGGTGATGAGGAGGACGGCGACGGCGGGCGCGGTCACGCTGAAGGCGCAGCGGAGGGGGGTCAGCGGGCTGGAGCACCGGGCGTGGTCGGGGATGAGCCCCAGGCCGAGGCCGATGGAGACCAGGGCGAAGAGCTTGTACGCGGCGTAGAGGAGGGCGAAGCCACAGCCGACCGAGGTCGTGCGCAGGCCCCAGCGCTGGCTGCGGCGGGTCGACCGCTTGGACTGGGCCCAGGTCTGGAGCAGGAAGTCCTTGGCCGTGTAACCCAGGTAGGAGATGTAGATGAGCACGTAGCACGCGTACAACACCGGGTTGCGTCCGGTGAGTTGCTCGGCGACGAAGAAGGCGGTCATACCGGTGACGGAGACCGCGAGGGCGATGACGCGCAGCCGGATCTGCCGGTCGGCCCGC
Proteins encoded in this window:
- a CDS encoding sugar ABC transporter permease translates to MNRTPAIPKRSKGPEGSEGFEDRATVRWGGPGAVAVGRPGFLWAAPAALFFGLFAIVPLIMVAVLSFASWDGLSDPEFAGLANWKKLLDDPVMIKSLWLSVLLTVLGVAVQTPLSILLGVWAAGHQRNRAVLSAIYFVPMLLSIAAVSVLWRALLDPNLGVPAQATWLFGDGNLFGMQASAIGVLVFVSTWQFTPLHTLIYQGAARAVPPVLYQAAQIDGAGKVRQFFHITLPQLRNAIITSMILMVVGGLTTFDTVLILTQGGPGSDTTISAFYMYQKAFKSFDYGSASAIALLLVLVSTLISLIVVRLSGYDKMRSTMEGL
- a CDS encoding carbohydrate ABC transporter permease; this encodes MSKSRPNYLAGFGSVVWLLVVGLPLYVMLIATFQSRPDHAANGPLAFPGHFTLDNYIKDLNSGFAQYFFNTVVVTVCVVGIVVLLVPPLAYTIVRSRGRATTTVFRLFLLGLAIPSQAVIVPMFFVISQAGLYDHLIGVILPTAAFAMPVCALILTGVMRDITPDLYEAMTMDGASSRRVFFQLVLPLSRSGIATIIVFSALQAWNGFLFPLVLTQSAETKVITLGLYEFQTEHGVDTPGLLAAVVLSMLPILIVYLFARRALVQGLMGVGGK
- a CDS encoding glycoside hydrolase family 3 N-terminal domain-containing protein: MTANIDNAGAPIAAGTTDSVAPVSGATDHRTGPWHDAALTPEARADALIAVMTLQEKISQLVGVWVGASDEGGEVAPFQHDMEEAVALDDLLPHGLGQLTRPFGTAPVDPAVGALSLSRTQERIAGANRFGIPALAHEECLAGFATWGATAYPVPLSWGATFHPELVREMAAAIGRDMRSVGVHQGLAPVLDVVRDARWGRVEETIGEDPYLVGTVATAYVRGLESAGVVATLKHFAGYSASRAGRNLAPVGMGARERADIILPPFEMAVRESGVRSVMHAYTDTDGIPSAADGQLLTGLLRDTWGFEGTVVADYFGIAFLKTLHGVAGTFGDAAGAALGAGVDVELPTVKTFGGPLADAIAEGLVPEALVDRAVRRVLVQKAQLGLLDAEWRPNPAVLTGVAGAGGDSEALRGSVRLDTDENRALARRVAEQAVVLLRNDGTLPLAADAGAPARIALVGPNADTPTAVLGCYAFPVHVGGQHPDTPLGIELPTLREACAAEFRHSEIVTAPGADIDGPDTGGFGEAVELARGADLVIVALGDRAGLFGRGTSGEGCDAESLALPGVQQRLLDALLDTGTPVVVTLLAGRPYALGRAVDEAAAIVQSFFPGEEGTTAIASVLSGRTAPSGRLPVGVPRHPGSQPSTYLAARLGHSSDVSSVDPTPAFGFGHGLTYTAFEWSDLVVERGRASTEGDFTLSCTVRNTGARAGVEVVQVYLHDPVASVVQPVQRLIGYVRLDLDPGRVARVCMTVPADLASFTGREGHRIVEPGDLELRLGASSTDTRLTARVTLTGPVRTVDHTRRLHMDIATQILTDAP
- a CDS encoding MAB_1171c family putative transporter; this encodes MINIVFTGTAVVLLCFAAYWVRGRGGHRPTGTWAMAALLTSFALAFASYAPAVERAVESVVPHVARLLSNTFTLTAATSVLAFLFQLNLDRERADRQIRLRVIALAVSVTGMTAFFVAEQLTGRNPVLYACYVLIYISYLGYTAKDFLLQTWAQSKRSTRRSQRWGLRTTSVGCGFALLYAAYKLFALVSIGLGLGLIPDHARCSSPLTPLRCAFSVTAPAVAVLLITVGLTLPALLWPLSQLRRRRWERRSFTALEPLWREVTSAVPEVVLDPGDTEVDAHDLDFHLHRRVIEINDCVLALRPCRQASVRDAAAAEVARRGAAETPEGEAEVEAAVIAAAVEAKRTGRALDGDEAPPAAGTGSRKGDLPAETAWLLLVAAAYARRPAPENVGAAS
- a CDS encoding cytochrome P450; translation: MSSPRQDPLRDPRFFADPYPTYDRLRERCPVQRIPNGSGGHHAYLITGHAEARTAFTDPRLSKDTARFFADRPSDRDLHPAISRHMLASDPPVHTRHRRVAAPLFTTGRVRDLRPFITGLVDDLMAAWRPGTEVDLVAKLAIPLPVTVVCELLGVPEADRAMLAGWSHDLFDATDTGLVDAASHRIGDYLTHLVDTARATLGDGPLHSLLRDCDEGGLDRDEAVSLAALLLIAGHETTTHFIGNAVLALLRHPEAFDRLRRDPDLIPGALDELLRFDSPVSVATFRYSTEELSVGGADIPAGFPVLIAPGAANRDPAAFPHPDRLDLDRDTSGHLSFGHGIHRCPGAPLARAEAEISLRTLLTRFPDTRLAIPVESLTWRRTRLTRGLAALPLVLG